A portion of the Anoxybacillus gonensis genome contains these proteins:
- a CDS encoding long-chain-fatty-acid--CoA ligase, which translates to MEKPWLALYPQQVPHSIDYPRKPLQQFLQEAAEQFPHKTAIHFLGKELTYKEIYEQALKLASYLQQLGLEKGDRVSIMLPNCPQAVISYYAVLFAGGIVVQTNPLYTERELQYQLNDSGAKIIIALDLLYPRIIKVKAHTNVEHMIITSIKDYLPFPKNVLYPFVQKKQTGMIVRVKHEGNCHLFTKALSLASGKVQKVDVHPIEDVALLQYTGGTTGFPKAAMLTHYNLTANTLMCAKWMYKCERGNESILGVLPFFHVYGMTAVMNLSIMEGYKMILLPKFDVETTLKTIEKQRPTLFPGAPTIYIALLNHPSLKKYDLSSIKICISGSAPLPVEVQEQFETVTGGKIIEGYGLTEASPVTHSNFIWDGKRIKGSIGVPWPDTEAMIVSLETGERANVNEIGEIVVRGPQVMKGYWNRPEETAATLRDGWLYTGDLGYMNDEGYFFVVDRKKDMIIASGYNVYPREVEEVLYEHPKVQEAVVIGVPDAYRGETVKAFIVMKEGEQCTEEELDQFMRSKLAAYKVPRIYEFRKELPKTAVGKILRRALVEEEKEKQK; encoded by the coding sequence ATGGAGAAACCATGGCTAGCGTTATATCCTCAGCAAGTTCCTCATTCGATTGATTATCCGCGCAAGCCGTTGCAACAATTTTTGCAAGAAGCAGCGGAGCAGTTTCCGCACAAAACAGCGATTCACTTTTTAGGAAAGGAGTTGACGTACAAAGAAATATATGAGCAAGCATTGAAGTTGGCGTCGTATTTACAGCAGCTCGGTTTAGAAAAAGGCGATCGCGTATCGATTATGTTGCCAAACTGCCCTCAAGCGGTCATTAGCTATTATGCCGTTTTGTTTGCAGGTGGCATTGTTGTACAAACAAATCCGCTATACACCGAACGGGAGTTGCAATATCAGTTAAATGACAGCGGTGCAAAAATCATTATTGCTCTTGATTTACTTTATCCGAGAATCATAAAAGTGAAAGCGCATACAAATGTTGAACATATGATCATTACAAGCATAAAAGATTATTTGCCGTTTCCGAAAAACGTATTATATCCGTTTGTACAAAAGAAACAAACAGGAATGATTGTGCGCGTCAAACATGAAGGGAATTGCCATTTATTTACGAAAGCATTATCGCTAGCAAGTGGAAAAGTACAAAAAGTGGACGTTCATCCGATCGAAGATGTTGCGCTGCTTCAATATACAGGGGGGACGACAGGATTTCCGAAAGCAGCGATGCTTACACATTATAATTTAACAGCGAATACGCTCATGTGCGCTAAATGGATGTATAAATGTGAACGTGGCAACGAATCGATTCTCGGAGTGCTTCCGTTTTTCCACGTATACGGGATGACTGCGGTCATGAACTTATCCATTATGGAAGGATATAAAATGATTTTATTGCCAAAGTTTGATGTCGAAACGACGTTAAAAACGATCGAAAAACAGCGGCCAACGCTATTTCCGGGTGCGCCAACGATTTACATCGCGCTACTGAACCACCCGAGTTTGAAAAAATATGACTTATCATCGATTAAAATATGCATTAGCGGTTCAGCTCCACTTCCAGTTGAAGTGCAAGAACAATTCGAAACGGTAACAGGCGGAAAAATTATTGAAGGATACGGTTTAACAGAAGCCTCTCCGGTGACGCATTCTAATTTTATTTGGGATGGAAAACGAATCAAAGGAAGTATCGGTGTACCTTGGCCAGATACAGAGGCGATGATCGTTTCATTAGAAACGGGCGAACGAGCAAATGTGAATGAAATCGGAGAAATTGTTGTTCGTGGACCGCAAGTGATGAAAGGATATTGGAATCGTCCAGAAGAAACGGCTGCGACGCTTCGGGACGGATGGTTATATACAGGTGACTTAGGCTATATGAACGATGAAGGATATTTCTTTGTTGTAGATCGGAAAAAAGATATGATTATTGCAAGCGGTTATAACGTATATCCGCGCGAAGTAGAAGAAGTGTTGTATGAACATCCGAAAGTGCAAGAAGCGGTCGTCATTGGTGTACCTGATGCTTATCGCGGTGAAACGGTAAAAGCGTTTATTGTGATGAAAGAAGGGGAACAGTGCACGGAAGAAGAGCTTGACCAATTTATGAGAAGTAAATTGGCGGCATATAAAGTGCCACGCATTTATGAATTTAGAAAAGAATTGCCAAAAACAGCAGTCGGGAAAATATTGCGCCGTGCGCTTGTTGAAGAAGAAAAAGAAAAGCAAAAATAA
- a CDS encoding DUF350 domain-containing protein, which yields MSAFWENEMIHIAANFSVVILCLVLFLAIFELVTKYKNWEEIKKGNMAVAMATGGKIFGIANIFRYSIDHHDSLLTMIGWGIYGFVLLLVGYFIYEFLTPKFNIDDEIANDNRAVGFISMVISIGLSFVIGASIR from the coding sequence ATGAGCGCTTTTTGGGAAAATGAGATGATTCATATTGCTGCCAATTTTAGTGTCGTCATTTTATGTTTAGTTTTATTTTTAGCCATTTTTGAGCTTGTGACGAAATATAAAAATTGGGAAGAAATTAAAAAAGGAAATATGGCGGTAGCGATGGCGACAGGCGGAAAAATATTTGGTATTGCGAATATTTTTCGTTATTCAATCGATCATCACGATTCACTGTTAACGATGATCGGTTGGGGGATTTATGGCTTTGTCTTGTTGTTAGTCGGTTATTTTATTTATGAGTTTTTAACACCGAAGTTTAACATTGACGACGAAATTGCCAACGATAATCGCGCGGTAGGATTTATTTCGATGGTCATTTCTATCGGTTTGTCGTTTGTCATCGGAGCAAGTATACGGTGA
- a CDS encoding endonuclease MutS2, which produces MHVKTLHIVEFDKVKAQLAEYASSSLGKEKVVALMPSSSVEEVVRWQEETDEAATVLRLRGHVPLGGIFDVRPQTKRASIGGTLSPHELLDIASTMRAARQLKKFLEGTEAELPHMMAYAEQIVPLVELEQHIYRCIDESGEVLDEASDRLRSLRHQLRTIEGRVRDKLESIIRSSSAQKTLSDAIITIRNDRYVIPVKQEYRHTYGGIVHDQSSSGATLFIEPQSVVELNNELQQLRVKEKQEIERILSELSASVGEQATMIVENVALLAQLDFLFAKAKYAKAIKATKPAINERGYIRLIQARHPLIPPDQVVPNDIELGSDYTTMVITGPNTGGKTVTLKTIGLFTVMAQAGLQVPALDGSQLAVFRSVYADIGDEQSIEQSLSTFSSHMVNIVEILKQVDEHSLVLFDELGAGTDPQEGAALAIAILDEVHNRGARVVATTHYPELKAYGYNRRGVINASVEFDIETLSPTYKLLIGIPGRSNALDISRRLGLDEHIIARARTYISAENNEVENMIASLEQSKKRAEEEWEQAEKLRQEAEQLRNELQQQWNEWHEQRDHLLEKAKEEAEFIVKKAMKTAEEVIQNLREMQKQQAIAMKEHELIAARKKLEEAIPQIDTKKKKRVQKEKQPLQPGDEVKVTHLNQKGQLIEKVSDKEWLVQIGILKMKVDEENLQYVSSPTPMETKPIATVKGRDYHVPLELDLRGERYEDALLRVEKYIDDAVLAGYPRVSIIHGKGTGALRKGVQQYLQNHRSVKSIRFGEATEGGTGVTIVELQ; this is translated from the coding sequence GTGCACGTAAAAACGTTACACATTGTTGAGTTTGATAAAGTAAAAGCACAACTTGCGGAATATGCGTCTTCCTCGTTAGGAAAAGAAAAAGTTGTGGCGCTTATGCCGTCATCATCTGTTGAGGAAGTTGTGCGTTGGCAAGAAGAAACAGATGAAGCAGCAACGGTTCTTCGTTTGCGCGGCCACGTGCCGCTAGGTGGCATATTTGATGTACGTCCACAAACGAAGCGTGCAAGCATCGGGGGAACGCTTAGCCCACATGAACTTCTTGATATCGCAAGCACGATGCGAGCAGCACGGCAGTTGAAAAAATTTTTAGAAGGGACCGAGGCAGAGCTTCCGCATATGATGGCATATGCCGAGCAAATCGTTCCGCTTGTTGAGCTTGAGCAACATATATATCGCTGTATTGATGAAAGCGGGGAAGTGCTTGATGAAGCAAGCGATCGGCTTCGTTCGTTGCGCCACCAACTACGCACGATTGAAGGGCGAGTGCGCGATAAGTTAGAAAGTATTATTCGCTCATCATCGGCTCAAAAAACATTGTCTGATGCGATAATTACGATTCGTAACGATCGGTACGTCATTCCGGTCAAACAAGAATATCGCCATACGTATGGCGGCATTGTACACGATCAGTCCTCATCGGGCGCGACGTTATTTATTGAACCGCAATCGGTTGTAGAATTAAACAATGAACTGCAACAATTGCGTGTCAAAGAAAAACAAGAAATTGAACGGATTTTAAGTGAATTATCTGCCTCTGTGGGAGAGCAGGCGACAATGATTGTTGAAAACGTGGCATTGCTCGCACAGCTTGACTTTTTGTTCGCTAAGGCAAAATACGCTAAAGCGATCAAAGCAACGAAGCCAGCGATCAATGAGCGTGGATATATTCGCCTCATTCAAGCTCGTCATCCGCTTATTCCACCTGATCAAGTCGTTCCAAACGATATTGAACTAGGGAGCGACTATACGACAATGGTAATTACAGGACCGAATACAGGAGGAAAAACGGTCACGTTAAAAACGATTGGCTTGTTTACTGTCATGGCGCAAGCTGGATTGCAAGTACCCGCTTTAGACGGATCGCAGCTGGCCGTATTTCGTTCGGTGTATGCCGATATTGGAGATGAGCAATCGATTGAACAAAGTTTAAGTACGTTTTCTTCTCATATGGTCAATATTGTTGAGATTTTAAAACAGGTGGACGAGCATAGCCTCGTTTTATTTGATGAGCTTGGTGCAGGAACGGATCCACAAGAAGGTGCAGCGTTAGCCATTGCTATTTTAGATGAAGTGCATAACCGTGGTGCGCGAGTGGTAGCGACAACGCACTACCCTGAATTAAAAGCATATGGCTATAATCGTCGTGGTGTGATAAATGCAAGTGTTGAATTTGACATCGAAACGTTAAGTCCGACGTATAAACTATTGATCGGTATTCCTGGTCGAAGCAATGCGCTTGATATTTCTCGACGGCTCGGATTAGATGAACATATTATTGCGCGCGCACGAACGTATATTAGTGCGGAAAACAATGAAGTCGAAAATATGATTGCTTCTCTAGAGCAAAGCAAAAAGCGGGCAGAAGAAGAGTGGGAGCAAGCAGAAAAACTTCGTCAAGAAGCGGAACAACTGCGAAACGAATTACAACAGCAGTGGAACGAATGGCATGAACAACGCGATCATTTGCTAGAAAAAGCGAAAGAAGAAGCAGAATTCATTGTGAAAAAAGCGATGAAAACCGCAGAAGAAGTCATTCAAAACCTTCGCGAGATGCAAAAACAACAAGCGATCGCGATGAAAGAACATGAACTCATCGCTGCGCGTAAAAAGCTAGAAGAAGCTATACCGCAAATCGACACGAAAAAGAAAAAGCGAGTGCAAAAAGAAAAGCAACCTTTACAACCTGGTGATGAAGTGAAAGTCACTCATCTCAATCAAAAAGGGCAGTTGATTGAGAAAGTATCCGATAAAGAGTGGCTTGTGCAAATCGGTATTTTAAAAATGAAAGTGGATGAAGAAAATTTGCAGTATGTAAGCAGTCCAACACCAATGGAGACAAAGCCGATTGCGACGGTGAAAGGACGCGATTATCACGTTCCGCTTGAGCTAGATTTGCGTGGTGAACGATATGAAGATGCGTTGCTTCGCGTTGAAAAGTATATTGATGACGCAGTATTAGCAGGATACCCACGCGTGTCCATTATTCACGGAAAAGGAACAGGCGCACTTCGAAAAGGAGTGCAACAATATTTGCAAAATCATCGTTCGGTGAAAAGCATTCGGTTTGGTGAAGCGACCGAAGGGGGAACAGGCGTCACCATTGTCGAATTACAGTGA
- the polX gene encoding DNA polymerase/3'-5' exonuclease PolX, with protein sequence MEKSKKEAIRLLETIALYMEIKGENPFKVSAFRKAASALERDERALTDIADFTSIAGIGKGTAAVLQQWLQTGTSDVLEQLKKEIPEGLFPLLKLPGLGGKKIAKLYHELRVTDIETLKEACLAQRVRQLSGFGAKTEENILAALANLHARPERLPIAFMLEVALDVERQLAKMEGIVQFSRAGSLRRVCETIKDLDFIIATNDDSLVREQLLQLEHIHDVVANGETKVSLQLTYEYVVNVDFRIVSPEHFATTLHHFTGSKDHNVRMRQLAKERGEKISEYGVEHIQTGEVKTFATEEQFFAHFHLPFIPPELRESGQEVDAYDGTPLLSLSDIRGDLHMHTTWSDGAFSIQQMAEACRKKGYRYMAITDHSQFLKVANGLTVERLKRQQEEIARLNEQYDDFVILSGIEMDILPDGTLDFSDDILQTVDFVIASIHSAFSQPEETIMKRLKEALMNPYVHMIAHPTGRLIGERSGYAVNIEQLLQLAKETNTVLELNANPHRLDLTYTYLQKAQQLGVKIAINTDAHNIRMLDDMELGVAFARKGWIRKETVINTWDIDQLMSFLRK encoded by the coding sequence ATGGAAAAAAGTAAAAAAGAAGCGATTCGTTTGCTTGAAACAATCGCTTTATATATGGAGATCAAAGGAGAAAATCCGTTTAAAGTGTCCGCCTTTCGCAAAGCAGCTTCAGCGTTAGAACGAGATGAACGCGCCTTAACAGATATTGCTGATTTTACATCGATTGCAGGCATTGGGAAAGGAACAGCAGCCGTTTTACAACAATGGTTACAGACAGGAACGAGCGATGTGCTTGAACAGTTAAAAAAAGAAATTCCTGAAGGATTGTTTCCGCTTTTAAAATTGCCGGGACTTGGCGGGAAAAAAATTGCTAAGCTGTATCATGAGTTACGCGTGACCGATATCGAAACATTAAAAGAGGCATGTTTAGCTCAACGCGTGCGACAATTAAGCGGTTTTGGCGCAAAAACAGAAGAAAACATTTTAGCTGCGCTCGCTAATCTCCATGCGCGCCCTGAGCGGTTGCCGATTGCGTTTATGCTTGAAGTGGCTTTAGATGTCGAACGTCAGCTTGCGAAGATGGAAGGGATTGTTCAGTTTTCGCGCGCGGGCAGTTTGCGCCGTGTATGCGAGACAATAAAAGATTTAGATTTTATTATTGCAACAAACGATGATTCGCTTGTTCGTGAGCAGTTGTTGCAACTTGAACATATTCATGACGTTGTTGCAAACGGTGAAACGAAAGTATCGTTGCAGTTAACGTATGAGTATGTTGTCAATGTTGACTTCCGCATCGTTTCTCCTGAACATTTTGCTACGACGCTTCATCATTTTACTGGTTCAAAAGATCATAATGTGCGCATGCGTCAGTTAGCGAAAGAACGTGGTGAAAAAATTAGCGAGTACGGCGTCGAGCATATACAAACAGGTGAAGTGAAAACGTTTGCGACAGAAGAGCAATTTTTTGCTCATTTTCATTTGCCGTTTATTCCTCCAGAACTGCGTGAAAGTGGACAAGAAGTCGATGCATATGATGGGACGCCGCTCCTTTCTTTATCCGATATACGCGGCGATTTACATATGCATACGACATGGAGCGACGGTGCGTTTTCGATTCAACAAATGGCGGAAGCATGCCGCAAAAAAGGGTATCGTTATATGGCGATTACCGATCATTCGCAGTTTTTAAAAGTAGCAAATGGGTTAACTGTCGAACGATTAAAACGGCAACAAGAAGAAATTGCTCGCCTGAACGAACAATACGATGACTTTGTTATTTTATCTGGCATTGAAATGGATATTTTACCAGATGGAACGTTAGATTTTTCTGATGATATATTACAAACTGTTGATTTTGTCATCGCTTCCATTCATTCCGCTTTTTCACAACCAGAAGAAACGATAATGAAACGTCTAAAAGAAGCGCTAATGAATCCATACGTTCATATGATTGCTCATCCGACTGGACGGTTAATTGGCGAGCGAAGCGGATACGCTGTAAACATAGAACAATTGTTACAGCTTGCGAAAGAAACAAATACGGTGCTAGAACTAAATGCCAATCCACATCGCCTCGATTTAACGTACACCTATTTACAAAAAGCGCAACAGCTTGGTGTCAAAATTGCGATTAACACGGATGCACACAATATTCGTATGTTGGATGATATGGAACTCGGTGTTGCATTCGCACGTAAAGGGTGGATTCGCAAAGAAACGGTCATAAATACATGGGATATCGACCAACTCATGTCTTTTTTGCGAAAATAA
- a CDS encoding CvpA family protein yields the protein MIDLLICFILLMGLMIGLKRGFILQFIHMTGFFIAFIVAYKYYDQLAPRLKLWVPYPSFGDGEAMKLLIESTNLDEAYYRAIAFAVLFFVTKIVMQVIGSMLDFVAQLPLLKSVNRWAGGALGFMEVYLLLFVLLYVSALVPVAAIQQPLHDSFIASLIVKHTPILSDFVKHMLVQYMA from the coding sequence ATGATTGATTTGCTCATTTGTTTCATCCTTCTCATGGGTCTAATGATTGGATTGAAACGAGGATTTATTTTGCAATTTATTCATATGACAGGTTTTTTTATCGCGTTTATCGTTGCGTATAAATATTACGACCAACTAGCGCCACGGCTGAAGTTGTGGGTGCCGTATCCGAGCTTCGGCGATGGTGAGGCGATGAAATTGCTCATTGAAAGCACCAATTTAGATGAAGCATATTATCGTGCGATTGCCTTTGCGGTTTTGTTTTTTGTTACGAAAATCGTGATGCAAGTGATCGGTTCAATGTTAGACTTCGTCGCACAGTTGCCGCTTTTAAAAAGCGTAAACCGTTGGGCAGGCGGGGCGCTTGGATTTATGGAAGTGTATTTGCTTTTATTCGTGCTTTTATACGTGAGTGCCCTTGTTCCTGTGGCTGCGATTCAACAACCGCTCCACGACTCATTTATCGCTAGTTTAATCGTCAAGCATACACCGATTTTATCCGACTTTGTGAAGCATATGCTCGTGCAATATATGGCGTAA
- the zapA gene encoding cell division protein ZapA, translated as MKEQQKTRITVDIYGQQYSIVGTESSSHIRLVASIVDDKMREISAKNPTLDTSKLAVLTAVNIVHEYIKLKDEYDRLLRKMNKEKDDDSDD; from the coding sequence TTGAAGGAGCAGCAAAAAACGCGCATTACAGTAGATATATACGGGCAACAATATTCGATCGTCGGAACAGAAAGTTCAAGTCACATTCGTCTCGTTGCGTCAATTGTTGATGACAAAATGCGTGAAATTAGTGCGAAAAATCCGACGCTTGATACGAGTAAGCTCGCCGTACTAACGGCTGTCAATATCGTTCATGAATATATTAAACTAAAAGATGAATACGATCGTCTTTTGCGAAAAATGAATAAAGAAAAGGATGATGACAGCGATGATTGA
- a CDS encoding MMPL family transporter, translated as MKAIIRGKWAVLLLWMLAAVVLMMTAPNMGELVREKGQITVPDGYSSSLASELLKEVQKQEKKEGEMSAVLVFHRKDRLQDEDWKEIEKAVEQLKAKKESLGLMQIVSPLDDRTLKEKLVSKDETTALISLQLERNKRTAKEISTALYEAIEHIDVPHYYTGSWMIDEDVVQSSQEGLKKTEGITVVFILVVLFLVFRSLVAPFVPLLTVGLTYVVSQSIVAFLVDRVDFPLSTFTQTFLVAVLFGIGTDYCILLLSRFKEELAKREDRTEAIIATYKTAGKTVIFSGLAVMIGFASIGLSTFKLYQSASAVAVGVVVLLVALVTLVPFFMATLGEKLFWPMKGALEHKPSKLWDVAGRFSFARPLWALVIVAIITLPILFTYDSKLSFNSMAEIGDRYPSVKAFNIISSHFSEGEAMPTKIVMKNDEAMNDEQYYYLIEKISREVANIDGVDAVRSVTRPLGEPIDQLFVTKQAEQLKDGLGKGADGIGQIRSGLSEASSEMAKSAPKLEQATGGIRELVNGTTKLKTGMNDLQQALKQLEDGVRSGALGAADLEKGLQTIQMNMKKLHDGANELRNGYEQATSGLRQLSEQYKQMEAGLTAIAKQLPLLSQSLNRMEERHASLREDAEYAHVKQAIEQISVQMNTLSYAFVQVNDALQRIQLGLQQANESFATVTNGQQALVNGMDEVIVGLGKLRLGLEQAADGQGQIVQRLPEVTNGLAKVNEGQQQLLTGFSQLNGQMDQLISGLNQSVDGLRQVESGLQSAKQYVSDLANAPDEEMAGWYMPPQLLTGEEFAQAKEAYMSKDGKVVTFDVVFSSNPYETETMEKIAEVKEAIARAVNGTKLEHAKVGVGGVTSIYSDLRDVSADDYARTSLFMLIGIAIILIVLLRSFIMPAYLMLSLILTYYTSMAFTELVFVNMLGYEGVNWAVPFFAFVILMALGIDYSIFLMDRFNEYRDKTVQEAMLEAMRHMGTVIISAAVILGGTFAAMYPSGVLSLLQIATIILTGLFLYALIVLPLFIPVMAKTFGRANWWPFMK; from the coding sequence ATGAAAGCGATCATTCGCGGAAAGTGGGCCGTTTTGCTTCTTTGGATGTTAGCAGCCGTCGTACTGATGATGACTGCACCGAATATGGGGGAACTTGTGCGCGAAAAGGGGCAAATTACCGTTCCAGACGGCTACTCGTCTTCGCTTGCTAGCGAGCTACTAAAAGAAGTACAAAAACAAGAAAAGAAAGAAGGGGAAATGAGCGCTGTTCTCGTATTTCATCGAAAAGATCGCTTGCAAGATGAAGATTGGAAAGAAATCGAGAAAGCTGTAGAGCAACTGAAGGCGAAAAAAGAATCGCTCGGTTTAATGCAAATCGTTTCGCCACTTGATGATCGCACGCTAAAAGAAAAGCTCGTTTCAAAAGATGAAACAACGGCACTCATTTCGCTTCAATTAGAACGAAACAAACGTACAGCAAAAGAAATAAGCACAGCGCTTTATGAGGCGATCGAGCATATTGATGTGCCGCACTATTACACAGGTAGTTGGATGATTGATGAAGATGTTGTACAAAGTTCACAAGAAGGGTTGAAAAAAACAGAAGGCATTACCGTTGTTTTTATTTTAGTTGTTTTATTTCTTGTGTTCCGTTCGCTCGTCGCTCCGTTTGTGCCGTTGTTAACGGTCGGATTGACGTATGTTGTGTCGCAATCGATTGTCGCTTTTCTCGTCGACCGCGTCGATTTTCCGCTTTCTACATTTACCCAAACGTTTTTAGTCGCCGTTTTATTCGGGATTGGCACAGACTATTGCATTTTATTGCTTAGCCGTTTTAAAGAAGAACTAGCGAAACGAGAAGACCGGACAGAAGCGATTATCGCAACGTATAAAACAGCAGGAAAAACGGTTATTTTTAGCGGATTGGCGGTGATGATCGGCTTCGCATCGATTGGATTATCGACGTTTAAATTGTATCAGTCCGCCTCCGCCGTTGCGGTTGGTGTCGTTGTGTTACTTGTTGCGCTTGTTACGCTTGTGCCGTTTTTTATGGCTACACTTGGCGAAAAGCTGTTTTGGCCAATGAAAGGTGCACTTGAACATAAGCCGAGCAAATTATGGGATGTGGCAGGTCGCTTTTCTTTCGCACGACCACTATGGGCGCTCGTGATCGTAGCTATCATTACGTTGCCGATTTTATTTACGTATGATAGCAAACTTTCTTTTAACTCGATGGCGGAAATTGGCGATCGTTATCCTTCCGTCAAAGCGTTCAACATCATTTCTTCTCACTTTAGCGAAGGGGAAGCGATGCCTACGAAAATCGTCATGAAAAACGACGAAGCGATGAATGACGAGCAATATTACTACTTAATTGAAAAAATTAGCCGTGAAGTTGCAAATATTGATGGTGTGGACGCTGTTCGTTCGGTGACGCGCCCACTTGGAGAGCCGATCGATCAATTGTTTGTGACAAAGCAAGCGGAACAGTTAAAAGATGGATTAGGAAAAGGAGCAGACGGCATCGGACAAATTCGTTCCGGTTTAAGCGAAGCGAGCAGTGAAATGGCCAAGTCAGCCCCGAAACTCGAGCAGGCAACGGGCGGCATTCGTGAACTCGTCAACGGAACGACGAAGTTGAAAACGGGAATGAACGATTTACAACAAGCATTGAAGCAATTAGAAGATGGCGTGCGAAGTGGAGCGCTCGGTGCGGCTGATTTAGAAAAAGGATTGCAGACGATACAAATGAATATGAAAAAGCTGCATGATGGAGCGAATGAGTTACGAAACGGATATGAGCAAGCAACGAGCGGATTGCGTCAACTAAGCGAACAATATAAACAAATGGAAGCAGGACTTACTGCGATTGCCAAACAATTGCCTCTTCTTTCTCAGTCGCTGAATCGTATGGAAGAACGGCATGCGAGTTTGCGTGAAGACGCGGAGTATGCACATGTGAAGCAAGCGATTGAGCAAATCAGTGTGCAAATGAATACACTCTCTTATGCGTTTGTTCAAGTGAATGATGCGCTACAACGAATTCAACTCGGTTTGCAACAAGCGAATGAATCGTTTGCGACAGTAACAAATGGACAACAGGCGCTCGTGAATGGAATGGATGAAGTCATCGTTGGACTCGGAAAGCTTCGATTAGGATTAGAGCAAGCGGCAGATGGCCAAGGACAAATTGTTCAACGATTGCCAGAAGTGACAAATGGACTAGCGAAAGTAAATGAAGGACAACAGCAATTGCTTACAGGTTTTTCACAACTCAATGGCCAAATGGATCAACTCATCTCGGGATTAAATCAAAGCGTCGATGGATTGCGACAAGTAGAAAGTGGACTACAGTCTGCAAAGCAGTACGTTTCTGACTTAGCGAATGCACCAGATGAAGAAATGGCAGGGTGGTATATGCCGCCACAATTGTTAACGGGCGAGGAATTTGCTCAAGCAAAGGAAGCGTATATGTCGAAAGACGGAAAAGTAGTGACGTTCGACGTTGTTTTTTCGTCCAATCCATATGAAACAGAAACGATGGAAAAAATCGCAGAAGTGAAAGAAGCGATCGCTCGGGCAGTGAACGGTACGAAACTTGAACATGCGAAAGTAGGCGTTGGTGGCGTGACAAGCATATACTCAGATTTACGCGACGTTTCTGCCGACGATTATGCGCGCACGTCATTATTTATGCTTATAGGGATTGCGATTATTTTAATTGTTCTCCTTCGTTCGTTCATTATGCCGGCGTACTTAATGTTATCGCTTATTTTAACGTATTATACGTCGATGGCATTCACCGAACTTGTATTTGTCAATATGCTTGGATATGAAGGAGTGAACTGGGCTGTTCCGTTTTTTGCGTTCGTTATTTTAATGGCGCTTGGCATTGACTATAGCATTTTCTTAATGGATCGCTTTAATGAATATCGCGACAAAACTGTTCAAGAAGCGATGCTTGAAGCGATGCGTCACATGGGAACAGTCATTATTTCCGCAGCGGTCATTTTAGGAGGAACGTTTGCGGCGATGTATCCATCAGGTGTGCTATCATTATTGCAAATTGCGACAATTATTTTAACAGGCCTTTTCTTATATGCGCTGATCGTTTTGCCGTTATTTATTCCGGTGATGGCGAAAACGTTTGGACGGGCGAATTGGTGGCCATTTATGAAGTAA
- a CDS encoding MarR family winged helix-turn-helix transcriptional regulator, which translates to MERSIQQLIERYLSVSFLVNKRGAALMKCELDDVTHDQYYLLRYIYKRGVCTSTELADVFAVNKSAITAMTNRLVEKGMIERGRGGDDRRVIALSLTEKGRKWLEETEQNVYELVEAIMTKLSHEEIEQFIQTYEKLAMILQEMGESK; encoded by the coding sequence TTGGAGAGAAGCATACAACAATTGATTGAGCGCTATTTGTCCGTTTCGTTTCTCGTGAATAAACGAGGGGCGGCGCTGATGAAATGTGAGTTAGATGATGTGACGCACGATCAATATTATTTATTGCGCTACATATATAAGCGAGGAGTATGCACATCAACGGAATTGGCGGACGTGTTTGCGGTGAATAAAAGCGCCATTACTGCGATGACAAATCGTCTTGTTGAAAAAGGAATGATTGAACGAGGGAGAGGGGGAGACGACCGTCGTGTTATTGCGCTTTCGCTGACGGAAAAGGGAAGGAAATGGCTTGAAGAAACAGAACAAAACGTGTATGAACTTGTGGAAGCAATTATGACGAAACTTTCACATGAAGAAATTGAACAGTTTATTCAAACGTATGAAAAGCTAGCGATGATTTTACAAGAAATGGGGGAAAGCAAATGA